One window of the Candidatus Zixiibacteriota bacterium genome contains the following:
- a CDS encoding exported hypothetical protein (Evidence 5 : Unknown function), translated as MLIRLISKALLVLAALYLALLIPLASPPEPAAGTRNPFAWNQDQYWSALEREFRAARAAGCDRVDSDSHNIFNEFDTILDSLAYREYQPDEPIFKSLETSFFTMAPQVGACHELLPGYLQRFNRMRSLLKAQSHEWDINSEEAKNRLYRLIYGGRIATEEVMLQMPKDSVPALTIADSVASVTPSAEILGVTIHSGDILVSRGGAATSALIARGNDYPGNFSHVALVYVDDSSGEASVIESHIEKGVAIASLDQYLKDTKLRVMVLRLRPDLPTMQKDPMLPHKAAKWMLAKARARHIPYDFEMNFDDTTEFFCSEVASRAYRQFGINLWMGLSHISSRGVKSWLGAFGVTHFETQEPSDLEYDPQLSVVAEWRDPETLYKDHIDNAVIDVMLEGAERGERLKYDWYLLPMARVMKAYSAVLNMFGKIGPVPEGMSATAALRNKWFTTRHTRIKERLLTLAEQFKTDNKYVPPYWELVNLARKAEQMEFGN; from the coding sequence ATGTTGATTCGGCTCATTTCCAAAGCCCTTCTGGTTCTGGCGGCTCTTTATTTGGCCTTGCTTATACCATTGGCGTCGCCTCCGGAACCGGCGGCCGGCACAAGAAACCCCTTTGCCTGGAACCAGGATCAATATTGGTCGGCGCTGGAAAGGGAATTTCGCGCCGCCCGGGCCGCGGGATGTGATAGAGTGGATTCCGATAGTCATAATATTTTCAATGAATTTGACACTATTTTGGATTCGCTGGCATATCGGGAATACCAGCCGGATGAGCCAATTTTCAAATCGCTCGAAACTTCATTTTTTACAATGGCCCCGCAGGTCGGCGCTTGTCATGAATTGCTTCCGGGCTATCTTCAACGATTCAATAGAATGCGGAGTCTTTTAAAAGCGCAATCCCACGAATGGGACATAAATAGCGAAGAGGCCAAAAATCGTCTCTACCGCCTGATTTACGGAGGAAGAATCGCGACCGAAGAGGTCATGCTTCAAATGCCGAAAGATTCGGTTCCGGCCCTGACCATTGCTGATTCAGTTGCATCAGTGACTCCCTCTGCTGAGATTCTTGGTGTCACTATTCACAGCGGTGATATCCTGGTATCGCGCGGAGGCGCGGCGACATCGGCTCTGATCGCACGGGGTAACGATTATCCCGGAAATTTTTCGCATGTGGCCCTCGTTTATGTCGATGATTCCAGCGGGGAGGCCTCGGTAATCGAGTCGCATATCGAAAAGGGAGTCGCGATAGCGTCGCTTGATCAATATTTGAAAGATACCAAATTGCGGGTTATGGTTTTGCGCCTTCGGCCCGATCTGCCAACAATGCAAAAAGACCCAATGCTTCCCCATAAGGCGGCGAAATGGATGCTCGCGAAAGCCAGGGCGCGGCATATCCCGTACGATTTTGAAATGAATTTCGATGATACGACCGAATTTTTCTGCTCCGAAGTCGCCTCGCGGGCCTATCGGCAGTTCGGTATCAATCTTTGGATGGGGTTATCGCATATTTCGTCACGAGGAGTCAAATCGTGGCTGGGGGCCTTCGGTGTGACCCATTTTGAAACGCAGGAGCCGTCGGATCTGGAATATGATCCCCAGTTATCGGTGGTGGCCGAATGGCGCGATCCGGAGACACTATACAAGGATCATATCGACAACGCCGTGATCGATGTCATGCTGGAAGGGGCCGAACGGGGGGAGCGCCTGAAATACGATTGGTACCTGCTTCCGATGGCCCGGGTGATGAAAGCCTATAGTGCGGTTCTGAACATGTTCGGCAAAATCGGGCCGGTGCCGGAGGGAATGAGCGCCACCGCGGCCCTGCGGAACAAATGGTTCACAACACGGCATACGCGAATCAAGGAACGCCTGTTGACATTGGCCGAGCAATTTAAGACTGATAATAAGTATGTACCGCCGTACTGGGAACTGGTGAATCTGGCGCGAAAAGCGGAACAGATGGAATTTGGCAATTGA
- a CDS encoding GTP-binding protein: MGRIKIPLPGKLILSAIYSEPEALYSTMRKMEKKFGRIEFETEECDFTHTDYYKEEMGENLRRKFISFQKMVPRDSLADIKLFTNKLEEQFGDKVDDFVFRTINLDPGIMRLSGLTLASTKDFAHRIYLRDGIFAEVTLIYAKKQFLVLPWTYPDYRDEKTIDFLSKVRATMKKMEFDE, encoded by the coding sequence ATGGGACGAATCAAAATACCCCTCCCGGGGAAGTTGATTCTTTCGGCCATCTATTCCGAGCCGGAGGCCCTTTATTCGACCATGCGAAAAATGGAAAAGAAATTCGGGCGGATCGAATTCGAAACCGAGGAGTGCGACTTCACTCACACCGACTATTACAAGGAGGAAATGGGGGAAAATCTCCGCCGCAAATTTATTTCCTTTCAGAAAATGGTACCCCGCGACAGTCTGGCCGATATCAAGTTATTCACCAACAAACTCGAAGAGCAGTTCGGCGACAAGGTCGATGATTTTGTCTTCCGCACCATCAATCTCGACCCCGGCATCATGCGTCTGTCGGGACTGACTCTGGCGTCAACCAAGGATTTCGCCCACCGGATATATCTTCGCGACGGCATCTTCGCCGAGGTCACCCTGATTTACGCCAAGAAGCAGTTTCTGGTTCTCCCCTGGACCTATCCCGACTATCGGGACGAAAAGACGATTGATTTTTTGTCCAAAGTCCGCGCCACCATGAAGAAAATGGAATTTGATGAGTAA
- a CDS encoding 4Fe-4S ferredoxin iron-sulfur binding domain protein: MTYSIFCPYFQFMTHSVTKTAIQNLAVQNGAALCGICRIDDELRQDFHFEIRKISEKMTHAISIGVALSKSVMDTLVDRPNMLYKAHYRQVNATLDDIALAVSKEIESAGHRALPLPASMVLKRRPMIAHLSHREIAYRAGLGWRGRNNLLVSKKYGSMVRLVTVLTDFETDPDEISKDDCGECRACLKACPAGAIFEDEERFNLEACSAQVHKFARENNYGLLICGLCLKVCRGKK, translated from the coding sequence TTGACATATTCAATTTTTTGCCCATATTTTCAATTTATGACTCATTCCGTTACAAAGACGGCGATTCAAAATTTGGCCGTGCAGAATGGCGCCGCCCTTTGCGGGATTTGCCGAATCGACGACGAATTGCGACAGGATTTTCATTTCGAAATCCGGAAAATCTCGGAAAAGATGACCCACGCCATATCGATCGGAGTCGCTCTGTCAAAATCCGTGATGGATACTTTGGTGGATCGCCCCAATATGCTCTATAAGGCCCATTACCGCCAGGTCAACGCCACTCTCGACGATATCGCCCTGGCCGTTTCGAAAGAGATAGAGTCAGCCGGTCACCGCGCCCTGCCGCTTCCGGCGTCGATGGTTCTCAAGCGCCGTCCGATGATCGCCCACTTGTCGCATCGCGAAATCGCCTATCGAGCCGGACTGGGCTGGCGGGGCAGAAACAATTTGCTGGTCAGCAAAAAATACGGCTCCATGGTACGGCTGGTGACAGTTTTGACCGACTTCGAGACGGACCCGGACGAAATATCCAAAGATGATTGCGGGGAGTGCCGGGCCTGCTTGAAAGCATGTCCGGCCGGGGCCATTTTCGAGGATGAAGAAAGGTTCAATCTGGAGGCCTGCTCGGCGCAGGTTCATAAATTCGCCCGCGAAAATAACTATGGCCTGTTGATTTGCGGTCTCTGCCTGAAAGTCTGCCGGGGGAAGAAATAG
- the hutU gene encoding Urocanate hydratase gives MKYTPVKAAHGTKISCKGWHQEAALRMLNNNLDEDVAEKPKELIIYGGSGKAARNWECYQGIVKSLKSLENDETLLVQSGKPVGIFRTHEYAPRVLIANAHLVPAWATWEKFRQLEKLGLIMYGQMTAGSWIYIGTQGILQGTYETFAAVGQTHFGGDLSGRWILTAGMGGMGGAQPLAGTMNGASILCVEVDEERINRRVKLGYCDIKVKALDKALKLIKDSVKDRKPISIGLVGNAAEIFPEIFRRGIIPDIVTDQTSAHDELNGYVPEGLTITEADRLRRANPREYIQRSYESMVKHCGAMVKFLRAGSIVFDYGNNLRGQAEKGGLKEAFEFPGFVPEYIRPLFCSGRGPFRWVALSGDPKDIHVTDDVILSEFKENKSLCRWIKMAHDRVSFQGLPARICWLGYGERAHFGAIINDLVKKGKIKAPIVIGRDHLDCGSVASPYRETENMKDGSDAIADWPLLNGMLNAVSGASWVSIHHGGGVGIGNSIHAGMVVVADGSKEMEARLNRVLTNDPGTGVMRHADAGYKEAAAFAKKNKIKLPMIK, from the coding sequence ATGAAATATACCCCGGTTAAAGCCGCGCATGGCACAAAGATAAGTTGTAAAGGATGGCACCAGGAAGCCGCTCTCCGCATGCTCAATAACAATCTCGATGAAGATGTCGCCGAAAAACCGAAAGAATTGATTATCTACGGCGGTTCCGGAAAAGCCGCCCGCAATTGGGAATGTTATCAGGGAATAGTCAAATCACTCAAATCACTGGAGAATGATGAAACGCTTCTGGTGCAATCGGGCAAACCGGTCGGTATTTTTCGCACCCATGAATACGCCCCGCGGGTCCTGATAGCCAATGCCCATCTGGTGCCGGCCTGGGCCACCTGGGAAAAATTCCGTCAATTGGAAAAACTCGGCCTGATCATGTACGGTCAGATGACCGCCGGAAGTTGGATTTATATCGGGACGCAGGGCATACTGCAGGGAACATACGAGACCTTCGCCGCGGTCGGGCAGACCCATTTCGGAGGCGATCTTTCCGGACGCTGGATACTGACCGCCGGTATGGGGGGCATGGGTGGGGCCCAGCCCCTGGCCGGAACCATGAATGGGGCTTCCATCCTCTGTGTCGAAGTCGATGAAGAGCGGATCAACCGCCGGGTCAAACTTGGCTATTGCGATATTAAAGTCAAGGCGCTGGATAAGGCCCTGAAGTTAATCAAAGACAGTGTCAAGGACAGAAAACCGATATCAATCGGGCTTGTTGGTAACGCCGCTGAAATTTTTCCCGAAATTTTCCGCCGCGGCATCATCCCGGATATCGTGACCGATCAAACCTCGGCCCATGACGAACTGAACGGCTATGTGCCCGAGGGCTTGACTATCACCGAAGCTGATCGTCTTCGCCGGGCCAATCCGCGGGAATATATTCAGCGCTCGTATGAATCGATGGTCAAGCACTGCGGCGCCATGGTCAAATTCCTTCGGGCCGGCTCGATCGTTTTCGATTACGGCAATAATCTTCGCGGCCAGGCCGAAAAGGGAGGTCTCAAAGAGGCCTTTGAATTTCCCGGTTTCGTTCCGGAATATATCCGTCCCCTCTTCTGCAGCGGGCGGGGACCGTTCCGGTGGGTGGCCCTCTCCGGCGACCCCAAAGATATTCATGTCACCGATGACGTCATTTTAAGCGAGTTCAAAGAAAACAAGTCGTTGTGCCGCTGGATAAAAATGGCGCATGATAGAGTCTCGTTTCAGGGATTGCCGGCCCGAATTTGCTGGCTTGGTTACGGGGAACGGGCTCATTTCGGCGCTATCATTAATGATTTGGTGAAAAAGGGTAAGATCAAGGCGCCGATTGTCATCGGGCGGGATCATCTCGACTGCGGCTCGGTGGCCTCGCCGTACCGCGAGACCGAAAATATGAAAGACGGCTCCGATGCCATCGCCGACTGGCCGCTTCTCAACGGAATGCTTAACGCCGTGTCCGGCGCCAGTTGGGTATCGATTCACCACGGCGGCGGGGTCGGGATCGGAAATTCGATTCATGCCGGGATGGTGGTAGTGGCCGATGGTTCCAAAGAGATGGAGGCTCGCCTGAACCGGGTTCTCACCAATGACCCCGGAACCGGTGTCATGCGCCATGCCGATGCCGGATATAAAGAGGCCGCCGCTTTTGCCAAGAAAAATAAAATCAAACTCCCGATGATCAAATAA
- a CDS encoding hypothetical protein (Evidence 5 : Unknown function) — protein MKKRFTPVAFLWVVILLSGCGPGKYKEKGFTTPPAIPQTPCVAYDFKIDSLPYDSIPNTGYSLKSAEDTSFPRDSEGVAMFSLDDKLYYHPVVICNKVFAFLDVYHRSGDRRWLDLARRNADRLIKESMIFDDAVFYPYRFDYKVNQRDEGLLKAPWFSGMAQGEALGVLTRLFLATGDSRYLEYARKTFKSLTRPAGQSEPWVTFIDSRGCFWIEEYPVWPPSMTLNGFIYGLYGVYDYYELTKDPAAEKMLKDSFSTIKNYIPTFRRPGHASFYGLRFGHYSFQYHPEHIRQLQMLGRMTGDRFFFDWADSLRKDLP, from the coding sequence TTGAAAAAACGATTCACACCTGTTGCCTTTTTATGGGTCGTAATTTTGTTGTCGGGTTGCGGTCCCGGAAAATACAAAGAGAAGGGGTTCACGACGCCGCCCGCGATTCCTCAAACGCCCTGCGTCGCTTATGACTTCAAAATCGATTCCCTTCCATATGATTCCATACCCAATACCGGTTATTCCCTGAAAAGCGCCGAAGATACTTCATTTCCCCGGGATTCCGAAGGGGTGGCGATGTTTTCTCTGGACGATAAATTGTATTATCATCCGGTTGTCATCTGTAATAAGGTCTTTGCTTTTCTTGATGTCTATCATAGGAGCGGCGATCGCCGCTGGCTGGATTTGGCGCGCCGTAATGCCGACCGGCTCATTAAGGAAAGCATGATATTCGACGATGCCGTCTTTTACCCCTACCGTTTCGATTATAAAGTGAACCAGAGAGATGAAGGGCTCCTTAAAGCGCCGTGGTTCTCCGGCATGGCCCAGGGAGAGGCCCTCGGAGTTCTGACCCGGCTGTTTCTTGCGACCGGTGATTCCCGGTATCTTGAATATGCCCGGAAAACCTTTAAGTCGCTGACTCGCCCCGCGGGACAGAGCGAACCGTGGGTTACTTTCATCGATAGCCGGGGGTGCTTCTGGATCGAGGAGTATCCGGTCTGGCCGCCGAGCATGACCCTGAATGGATTCATTTACGGGCTCTATGGCGTCTACGATTACTACGAATTGACAAAAGATCCGGCGGCGGAAAAAATGCTTAAGGATTCTTTCAGCACTATCAAAAACTATATCCCGACTTTTCGGCGCCCGGGGCACGCCAGTTTCTACGGTTTGAGATTCGGGCACTATTCTTTTCAGTATCATCCGGAGCATATCAGGCAGTTGCAGATGCTGGGCAGAATGACCGGGGACCGGTTCTTTTTCGATTGGGCCGACAGTTTGCGAAAGGATTTGCCGTGA
- the hutI gene encoding Imidazolonepropionase, whose amino-acid sequence MAAVKRATLLITNIGQLITLEGPVPRRGERMKDLAIIENGGIAAAGNEILAVGKSDEVAGKVSPAEGCKLIDAKGAVVTPGFIDAHTHPVFSMTRENEFEMRLQGKTYMEIAAAGGGIRASVRDLRETTIPVLTEKTSRRLDTMLACGTTTLEAKSGYGLSTEAEIKSLQIIKNLGETHPIEMVSTFLGAHEVPDEYREKRLQYIDLLVKEMIPRVASEKLAEFCDIFCEKEVFDLDDSRKIMSAAKSHGLKLKFHADELTPLGGAELAAEMGAVSADHLVFISENGIKALAKSGTVAVLLPGTSFSLNHGHYAPARKMIEGGVTVALSTDCNPGSSYTESLPMIITLAALNYKMTAAEAITAVTVNAACAIDRAAQIGQLRVGLPADLVLWNMNDYRELPYHYGVNPVQKVIKRGKIVYE is encoded by the coding sequence ATGGCGGCAGTAAAAAGAGCGACACTTCTAATCACCAATATCGGTCAATTGATCACACTGGAGGGTCCGGTTCCTCGTCGCGGCGAACGGATGAAGGACCTTGCCATTATCGAAAACGGCGGCATTGCGGCGGCCGGGAATGAAATCCTGGCGGTCGGGAAATCGGACGAGGTCGCCGGTAAAGTCAGCCCGGCGGAAGGGTGTAAATTGATTGACGCCAAGGGGGCGGTGGTTACCCCCGGCTTTATCGATGCTCACACCCATCCGGTTTTTTCCATGACAAGAGAGAATGAATTCGAGATGCGCCTCCAGGGAAAGACCTATATGGAAATCGCCGCGGCCGGCGGGGGGATTCGGGCATCGGTCCGAGATCTTCGGGAGACCACGATTCCGGTTCTGACTGAAAAAACATCCCGCCGTCTTGATACCATGCTGGCCTGCGGAACGACCACGCTAGAAGCCAAATCGGGATACGGATTGTCGACCGAGGCCGAAATAAAGTCTCTGCAAATAATCAAAAATCTGGGCGAGACGCACCCGATTGAAATGGTCTCGACCTTTCTCGGCGCCCACGAGGTCCCCGATGAATATCGCGAAAAGCGGCTTCAATATATCGATTTGCTGGTTAAAGAGATGATCCCCAGAGTGGCTTCGGAGAAACTCGCTGAATTTTGTGATATTTTTTGTGAAAAAGAAGTTTTCGACCTTGATGACTCGCGGAAAATTATGTCGGCGGCGAAAAGCCACGGCCTGAAATTGAAATTTCACGCCGATGAATTGACCCCTCTCGGGGGCGCCGAACTGGCCGCCGAGATGGGGGCGGTTTCGGCCGACCATCTGGTCTTTATCTCTGAAAATGGTATAAAGGCGCTGGCCAAATCGGGAACGGTGGCGGTCCTTCTCCCGGGGACCAGTTTCTCCCTGAACCACGGCCACTATGCTCCGGCCAGAAAGATGATCGAGGGCGGAGTGACAGTGGCGCTTTCGACCGACTGCAATCCCGGTTCCAGTTATACCGAATCACTTCCGATGATAATCACGCTGGCGGCGCTTAACTATAAAATGACGGCGGCCGAGGCGATTACAGCGGTTACTGTCAATGCCGCCTGTGCTATCGACCGGGCCGCGCAAATCGGCCAATTGCGGGTCGGACTTCCCGCCGATCTCGTTCTCTGGAACATGAATGATTACCGCGAACTCCCTTATCATTACGGTGTTAACCCTGTCCAGAAGGTGATCAAGCGGGGTAAAATTGTCTATGAATGA
- a CDS encoding conserved hypothetical protein (Evidence 4 : Unknown function but conserved in other organisms) produces MKIFHGILIAIFAAVTISGCAVYTFNPGGKSSIKTVAVTQFDNKTVEASLTSQLTDLIVNAFIADGNLKVASEDQADAVLSGTLLQYERKPVNFTAGDTVNLYSVDLIFDITLKDRKSDKNIWSDKLVSEGVYAVDKETEEIGQSRAITKLVTDIINRTTKSW; encoded by the coding sequence ATGAAGATTTTCCACGGCATTTTGATCGCGATTTTTGCGGCTGTCACAATTTCTGGGTGCGCCGTCTATACCTTCAATCCCGGCGGAAAATCCTCGATTAAGACTGTCGCCGTGACCCAATTTGATAATAAGACGGTCGAAGCGTCGCTCACGAGTCAATTGACCGATTTGATAGTAAATGCCTTTATCGCCGACGGCAATCTCAAGGTCGCCTCGGAAGATCAGGCGGACGCCGTCCTGTCGGGGACCCTGTTACAGTATGAAAGAAAGCCGGTCAATTTCACCGCCGGGGACACGGTGAATCTCTATTCGGTCGATCTCATTTTTGACATAACCCTCAAGGATCGCAAATCCGATAAGAATATCTGGAGTGATAAACTGGTCAGCGAAGGGGTCTATGCGGTGGATAAGGAGACCGAGGAAATCGGGCAATCACGGGCGATCACCAAACTGGTAACCGATATAATCAACCGCACGACCAAAAGCTGGTAA
- a CDS encoding conserved exported hypothetical protein (Evidence 4 : Unknown function but conserved in other organisms), giving the protein MTSIKKTIFFTLAVILILTQLAAAAVSNSNSGTRSFNFLKIEVVARPTAMGGAFTGVADDPSALYYNPAGVAGLQGRQFLVGYHNTIFDMQSGFMGYVHSLSQTRKLYFVVSYLNYGDFIRTDGQGNELGTFSGGDFLLGVGYSAVVKERFQLGGTVKFMYEKVDSYSATGIALDLGAKMKLPDRRTTLGLMVQNLGTQLSEYTSTSGKDPLPLNLRGGFSSRLKGMPILFAVDAVLPSDNDLYFCLGAEYYKLKPLYLRLGWTSFGSNYKTNSSKDDLAGFSAGFGIDYNKFQISYSISPQAELGTTHRVTLSGGLD; this is encoded by the coding sequence ATGACTTCAATAAAAAAGACTATTTTCTTCACTTTGGCGGTTATTCTCATTTTGACCCAACTGGCCGCGGCCGCTGTGAGTAATTCCAATTCCGGAACCCGCTCTTTCAATTTCCTGAAAATTGAAGTTGTGGCCCGCCCGACGGCGATGGGCGGGGCGTTCACCGGGGTCGCCGATGACCCCTCGGCTCTGTACTATAACCCGGCGGGAGTGGCCGGGTTGCAGGGGCGCCAATTCCTGGTAGGTTATCATAATACGATCTTCGATATGCAATCCGGTTTCATGGGATATGTCCATTCGCTCAGCCAAACAAGAAAATTATATTTTGTGGTCAGTTATTTGAATTACGGCGACTTTATCCGGACCGACGGCCAGGGGAATGAATTGGGCACCTTTTCCGGCGGGGACTTCCTCCTGGGAGTTGGATACAGTGCCGTCGTCAAAGAGCGGTTTCAGTTGGGCGGAACGGTCAAGTTCATGTACGAAAAAGTTGATTCCTATTCCGCGACGGGTATTGCCCTCGATCTCGGCGCCAAGATGAAATTGCCCGATCGGCGCACCACGCTGGGGCTGATGGTTCAAAACCTGGGGACCCAACTTTCGGAATATACCAGTACCTCGGGAAAAGATCCGCTGCCCCTTAATCTGCGGGGCGGTTTCTCCAGCCGCCTCAAAGGTATGCCGATTTTATTCGCGGTCGATGCCGTTCTGCCGAGCGATAACGACCTTTATTTTTGCCTGGGGGCGGAATATTACAAGTTGAAACCGCTGTACCTTCGCCTGGGATGGACCAGTTTCGGTTCCAACTACAAAACTAATTCCAGCAAAGATGACCTGGCTGGCTTCTCTGCCGGTTTCGGGATCGATTATAATAAATTTCAGATATCCTATTCTATTTCGCCTCAGGCCGAATTGGGCACGACTCATCGCGTAACCCTGTCGGGAGGTCTTGATTGA
- a CDS encoding conserved hypothetical protein (Evidence 4 : Unknown function but conserved in other organisms), protein MKKSGIILLAGFLALILISGCADNRANLSPKDVVIKLFGAMERNDRAAIPHLVNLVALMNNRDEDYALQADTPRVFRNPEDILDDLTGSGLTKSRWFSMQRVIGQTELVGDTAYVEVSFIDKQADVQYYNKFGLAKSGGIWKIFSFKTLSDTRK, encoded by the coding sequence TTGAAAAAAAGCGGAATAATTCTGTTGGCGGGATTTCTGGCCCTGATATTGATATCGGGATGCGCCGACAACCGGGCCAATCTTAGCCCCAAGGATGTGGTGATCAAATTATTCGGCGCCATGGAACGGAACGATCGCGCCGCCATCCCGCATTTGGTGAACCTGGTGGCCCTGATGAATAACCGTGACGAGGATTATGCCCTTCAGGCCGACACGCCCCGGGTTTTTCGTAACCCCGAAGATATTCTGGACGACTTGACCGGAAGCGGGCTTACCAAATCGCGCTGGTTTTCGATGCAGAGAGTGATTGGTCAAACAGAGCTTGTGGGTGATACGGCTTATGTCGAGGTCTCCTTCATCGACAAACAGGCTGATGTTCAATATTATAATAAATTCGGTTTGGCCAAAAGCGGCGGGATATGGAAGATATTTAGTTTTAAGACCTTGTCTGACACCCGGAAATAA
- a CDS encoding Cold shock protein CspB (modular protein): protein MFRGKVIEIDRPRGFGFIKTDSGEKIFFHQRWLRKIRFRELQIGDEVIFTINQGPRGPRAHNLRLAADAEEIVQVSRGDELFKEQFD, encoded by the coding sequence ATGTTCAGAGGCAAAGTCATCGAAATCGACCGCCCTCGCGGTTTCGGCTTTATCAAAACCGATTCCGGGGAGAAGATTTTTTTCCATCAGCGGTGGTTGCGCAAGATCCGGTTTCGGGAATTGCAGATCGGCGATGAGGTAATCTTCACTATCAACCAGGGACCGCGCGGACCGCGCGCCCACAATCTGCGACTGGCCGCCGATGCCGAAGAGATAGTGCAAGTCTCCCGGGGCGATGAGTTGTTCAAAGAACAATTCGACTGA
- a CDS encoding putative Transcriptional regulator, MarR family (Evidence 3 : Putative function from multiple computational evidences) — translation MTDRAQKRASGVRKEIAEIVSYLRHIKGVNQTQAQELMKKYGITAEQLGALRLVAASDEITLGKLSGLMYLHISTCSGIVDRLEKRKYLKRERSREDRRVVHLRITPLGISVIKKTPLSGIGRLMRDIEKLPAKDILKIRDAMFILSQVMDIEKIK, via the coding sequence ATGACTGACAGAGCCCAAAAAAGAGCTTCCGGCGTCAGGAAGGAAATTGCCGAAATCGTAAGTTATCTCCGCCATATAAAGGGGGTCAACCAGACTCAGGCGCAGGAACTTATGAAAAAGTACGGTATCACCGCGGAGCAATTGGGGGCCCTGCGGCTGGTGGCCGCTTCGGATGAAATCACGCTGGGGAAACTGAGCGGCCTCATGTATCTGCATATCAGCACCTGTTCGGGAATCGTGGATCGTCTCGAAAAAAGGAAATACCTGAAACGGGAACGAAGCCGCGAAGATCGCCGCGTGGTGCATCTCAGAATTACGCCGCTGGGGATTTCCGTAATTAAGAAGACCCCCCTTTCGGGTATCGGGCGGCTGATGCGCGATATCGAAAAACTCCCGGCGAAAGATATCCTGAAAATAAGAGACGCCATGTTTATTTTGTCGCAGGTAATGGATATAGAAAAAATTAAATAG
- a CDS encoding Secretion protein HlyD family protein, giving the protein MDDSKMPPEANNNNVPKKKFYSRKRFLIPTFIFLLLAGVVVGYWYLFLKGYVGTDDAYIDGDPVTISPKILGRITMLAADEGDTVASGEVLVNLDDSDLKAQEAELGANLELTRKNLPVAGINLDKAKDDFSRASMQFNSNVITKEQFDHARKALELAEAQYAVARSQITASEARLAVIETQLKNTKIISPTLGVVAKKWSVVGDIVQPGQPIFTLYDLKNIWITANFEETKIGVIAPGTPVEISVDSYPDRKFTGKVLLIGAATASQFSLIPPDNASGNFTKVTQRIPVKISIEQPANDAPASLLPGMSVVVKIREKEN; this is encoded by the coding sequence ATGGATGATAGCAAAATGCCGCCGGAGGCAAATAACAATAATGTCCCCAAAAAGAAATTCTATTCCCGCAAACGGTTCTTAATCCCGACCTTCATTTTTCTGTTGCTGGCCGGAGTGGTGGTCGGCTACTGGTATTTGTTTCTGAAAGGATATGTCGGGACCGATGACGCCTATATCGACGGGGACCCGGTTACGATCAGTCCCAAGATCCTGGGTCGGATCACAATGCTGGCCGCCGATGAAGGGGATACGGTTGCATCGGGCGAGGTGCTGGTAAATCTGGACGACAGCGATTTGAAGGCGCAGGAAGCCGAACTGGGGGCCAACCTCGAACTGACCCGGAAAAATCTTCCGGTGGCGGGTATCAATCTAGACAAAGCCAAAGATGATTTCAGCCGGGCTTCTATGCAATTCAACAGCAACGTGATTACCAAAGAGCAATTCGACCACGCCCGGAAAGCGCTGGAATTGGCCGAGGCCCAGTACGCGGTCGCCAGAAGCCAGATCACCGCTTCGGAAGCGCGCCTGGCTGTGATTGAAACGCAACTAAAAAACACGAAAATCATATCCCCCACTCTCGGGGTAGTGGCCAAGAAATGGAGTGTGGTGGGCGATATTGTCCAGCCCGGTCAGCCAATTTTCACCCTGTATGACCTGAAAAATATCTGGATCACGGCCAATTTTGAGGAGACCAAGATCGGTGTTATCGCCCCCGGGACCCCGGTCGAAATATCGGTCGATTCCTATCCCGACCGCAAATTTACGGGGAAAGTCCTGCTTATCGGGGCGGCGACGGCCTCGCAGTTTTCCCTGATCCCGCCCGATAACGCCTCCGGCAATTTCACCAAGGTCACTCAGCGTATTCCTGTCAAAATCTCCATAGAACAACCCGCAAATGATGCTCCGGCGTCACTTCTTCCCGGGATGTCGGTCGTGGTCAAAATCAGGGAAAAAGAGAATTGA